A genome region from Salvia splendens isolate huo1 chromosome 19, SspV2, whole genome shotgun sequence includes the following:
- the LOC121778565 gene encoding uncharacterized protein LOC121778565: MAEVNEHGDNRELRRRRRKRCLIYLLLLAVFKIGIILLLTLTLMRTRTPKFRVSSAAFGAFTYSDADPSFDITLYAELAVKNTNFGRYNFDSTTVYFSYDGAVVGSALVPGWTARARSTRKIRVQVELSSAGLADRVQVKSDLEGGVLPLNSRAALTGEVEVLRVFERKKTAEMDCFLAINLVQRSVGYLSCQ, from the exons ATGGCGGAAGTTAACGAACACGGCGACAACCGAGAGCTCCGCCGCCGGAGACGAAAGAGATGCTTAATctacctcctcctcctcgccgtCTTCAAAATCGGAATCATCCTCCTCCTAACCCTCACCCTCATGCGAACCCGTACACCCAAGTTCCGCGTGAGCTCCGCCGCATTCGGCGCCTTCACCTACTCCGACGCCGACCCCTCGTTCGACATCACGCTCTACGCCGAGCTCGCCGTGAAGAACACCAACTTCGGCCGCTACAATTTCGACTCCACCACCGTGTACTTTTCCTACGACGGCGCCGTGGTGGGGTCCGCGCTGGTCCCCGGGTGGACCGCGAGAGCGCGCTCTACCCGGAAGATCAGGGTTCAG GTGGAGCTGTCGTCGGCCGGATTGGCGGACCGGGTTCAGGTGAAGAGCGATTTGGAGGGTGGGGTGCTGCCGCTGAATAGCCGGGCGGCGCTGACGGGAGAGGTGGAGGTGTTGCGGGTGTTTGAGAGGAAGAAGACGGCGGAGATGGATTGTTTTCTTGCCATTAATTTGGTGCAGAGAAGTGTTGGATATTTGAGCTGCCAGTAG